Proteins from a genomic interval of Arachis hypogaea cultivar Tifrunner chromosome 10, arahy.Tifrunner.gnm2.J5K5, whole genome shotgun sequence:
- the LOC112718098 gene encoding monothiol glutaredoxin-S2-like, protein MDRVTKMASERAVVIFSKSSCCMCHTIKTLLCDFGVNPAVHELDEIPRGRDVEQALSRLGCNPSVPAVFIGGELVGGANEVMSLHLNRSLIPMLKRAGALWV, encoded by the coding sequence ATGGATAGGGTGACGAAGATGGCATCAGAGAGGGCAGTGGTGATCTTCAGCAAGAGCTCATGCTGCATGTGCCACACCATCAAGACCCTCTTGTGCGACTTCGGTGTGAACCCGGCTGTTCATGAACTTGATGAGATACCAAGAGGGAGAGACGTTGAACAAGCTCTTTCAAGGCTAGGGTGCAACCCTTCTGTGCCGGCAGTGTTCATTGGTGGCGAGCTTGTTGGTGGAGCCAATGAAGTCATGAGCCTTCACCTTAACCGCTCCTTGATCCCAATGCTTAAGAGAGCCGGTGCTCTTTGGGTttga
- the LOC112714302 gene encoding acyl-CoA-binding domain-containing protein 4 isoform X2, with protein MFGFSRRRMKLGRLKVQLSDTPQGTRSPIRHPKRNGNSNGDGVAGTLGHAEETEFSPSAAPEMSTCTSASSENWMVLSIAGDKPTPRSYHAAAVIENKMIVVGGESGSGLLDDVQVLNFDRFSWTTASSKLYLSPSSLPLKIPACKGHSLVSWGKKALLIGGKTDPGSDKISVWAFDTETECWSLMEAKGDIPCARSGHTVVRASGALILFGGEDTKRRKLNDLHMFDLKSLTWLPLHCTGTAPSPRFNHVAALHDGKNLLVFGGTSKSRTLNDLYSLDFETMAWSRIKIRGFHPTPRAGCCGVLCGSKWYITGGGSRKKRHGETLIYDVIKSEWSVAIASPPSSITINKGFSLVLVQHKEKDFLVAFGGSKKEPSNQVEVLITEKNEATLAKRSVPAKGPGSILPGKRSSSTGLASQHKNDPSHLLIDSVSRQNLASAIEHGSGRKSLSESLLVQDSNSIPTNISLRRQFDHDEEYNADVRIDKNSEDESPFPQAAEHRKNQNDHGNQISGMKVNMDEHVMVSGSSNQPNQIFGNLILESDDVSVTENSKSGSLCTPPNIYNYYEAKVATLIRKNGILEGQLAAALASKEAIDKSLASALKSRQEMDKKLSDTLKEMELLREKLASVELAHEEANSLSNIVHSDNVRLEHDVAFLKAVLDDTQKELHSTRGVLQGERARAFQLQVEVFHLKQRLQSMENRAPTPRKPFHV; from the exons ATGTTTGGGTTCTCTCGCAGGCGCATGAAACTTGGCAG ATTGAAGGTGCAGCTTTCTGATACTCCCCAGGGAACTAGAAGTCCCATAAGACACCCCAAGAGAAATGGAAACTCCAAT GGTGATGGGGTTGCAGGGACACTTGGTCATGCTGAGGAAACTGAGTTTTCGCCATCTGCTGCACCCGAGATGAGTACTTGTACATCAGCCAGTTCAGAGAACTGGATGGTGTTGTCAATTGCAGGGGATAAGCCCACTCCTAGATCTTAT CATGCGGCAGCTGTGATTGAGAATAAGATGATAGTGGTTGGTGGTGAATCTGGAAGCGGATTATTAGATGATGTGCAG GTGCTAAATTTTGATAGATTTTCATGGACAACAGCATCATCAAAGCTCTACTTGTCACCAAGTAGTCTCCCACTGAAGATTCCAGCATGCAAGGGTCATAGTTTG GTTTCTTGGGGGAAAAAGGCACTCCTCATTGGAGGGAAAACTGACCCTGGAAGTGACAAAATTTCCG TATGGGCATTTGATACCGAGACGGAGTGCTGGTCGCTCATGGAAGCAAAGGGAGACATACCG TGTGCTCGCAGTGGCCACACTGTTGTCAGGGCAAGCGGTGCCTTAATATTGTTTGGAGGAGAAGATACAAAAAGGAGGAAACTGAATGATCTACATATGTTTGATCTCAAGTCCTTGACATGGCTTCCACTTCATTGCAC GGGAACAGCACCTTCTCCAAGATTCAACCATGTTGCAGCTCTTCATGATGGAAAAAATCTTTTGGTATTTGGAGGAACATCAAAATCCAGGACATTGAATGACTTATATTCACTTGACTTCGAAACA ATGGCATGGTCAAGAATAAAGATACGTGGTTTCCATCCAACACCTAGAGCTGGTTGCTGTGGCGTTCTTTGTGGCAGTAAATGGTATATCACAGGGGGTGGAAGCAGGAAGAAAC GACATGGTGAGACTCTGATATATGATGTTATAAAATCTGAATGGTCTGTGGCAATTGCATCACCGCCATCTTCTATCACTATCAATAAG GGTTTTAGCCTGGTACTCGTGCAGCATAAGGAAAAGGATTTTCTTGTTGCATTTGGAGGATCCAAAAAAGAGCCATCAAATCAG GTGGAAGTGCTGATAACAGAAAAGAATGAAGCAACCCTGGCAAAACGATCTGTTCCTGCTAAAGGTCCAGGTTCTATACTACCGGGAAAGCGTTCATCATCCACCGGATTGGCCTCGCAGCATAAGAATGATCCTTCTCATCTTCTGATTGATTCTGTTTCTCGACAAAATCTGGCATCTGCAATTGAACATGGTTCTGGAAGGAAATCCCTTTCAGAATCCTTGCTTGTACAAGATTCAAATTCTATCCCAACCAACATTTCCCTTCGCAGGCAATTCGATCATGACGAAGAATACAATGCAGATGTTAGGATTGACAAGAATTCTGAAGATGAAAGTCCATTCCCTCAG GCAGCAGAACacaggaaaaatcaaaatgaccATGGAAATCAGATAAGTGGCATGAAGGTCAATATGGATGAACATGTGATGGTATCTGGAAGTTCAAATCAACCGAATCAAATCTTTGGGAACCTTATCTTAGAAAGTGATGATGTGTCGGTCACTGAAAACAGCAAATCCGGATCGCTGTGCACTCCTCCAAACATCTATAATTATTACGAAGCTAAAGTGGCCACCTTAATAAGGAAAAACGGTATTCTAGAGGGACAATTAGCAGCTGCATTGGCGAGCAAAGAAGCTATTGATAAAAGTTTAGCATCAGCTCTCAAAAGCCGGCAGGAGATGGATAAGAAATTATCTGATACACTGAAGGAGATGGAATTACTGAGAGAGAAGCTGGCTAGTGTAGAGTTAGCCCATGAAGAGGCTAATAGCCTCTCCAACATTGTTCACTCTGATAATGTAAGGCTTGAGCATGATGTAGCTTTCCTCAAAGCTGTTTTAGATGATACACAGAAG gagTTGCACTCAACAAGAGGAGTTCTTCAAGGAGAAAGAGCCAGGGCATTCCAATTACAG gttgaagtttttcatctCAAGCAGAGACTGCAATCAATGGAAAATCGAGCACCGACTCCCAGGAAACCTTTCCATGTGTAG
- the LOC112714302 gene encoding acyl-CoA-binding domain-containing protein 4 isoform X1: MFGFSRRRMKLGSRLKVQLSDTPQGTRSPIRHPKRNGNSNGDGVAGTLGHAEETEFSPSAAPEMSTCTSASSENWMVLSIAGDKPTPRSYHAAAVIENKMIVVGGESGSGLLDDVQVLNFDRFSWTTASSKLYLSPSSLPLKIPACKGHSLVSWGKKALLIGGKTDPGSDKISVWAFDTETECWSLMEAKGDIPCARSGHTVVRASGALILFGGEDTKRRKLNDLHMFDLKSLTWLPLHCTGTAPSPRFNHVAALHDGKNLLVFGGTSKSRTLNDLYSLDFETMAWSRIKIRGFHPTPRAGCCGVLCGSKWYITGGGSRKKRHGETLIYDVIKSEWSVAIASPPSSITINKGFSLVLVQHKEKDFLVAFGGSKKEPSNQVEVLITEKNEATLAKRSVPAKGPGSILPGKRSSSTGLASQHKNDPSHLLIDSVSRQNLASAIEHGSGRKSLSESLLVQDSNSIPTNISLRRQFDHDEEYNADVRIDKNSEDESPFPQAAEHRKNQNDHGNQISGMKVNMDEHVMVSGSSNQPNQIFGNLILESDDVSVTENSKSGSLCTPPNIYNYYEAKVATLIRKNGILEGQLAAALASKEAIDKSLASALKSRQEMDKKLSDTLKEMELLREKLASVELAHEEANSLSNIVHSDNVRLEHDVAFLKAVLDDTQKELHSTRGVLQGERARAFQLQVEVFHLKQRLQSMENRAPTPRKPFHV; this comes from the exons ATGTTTGGGTTCTCTCGCAGGCGCATGAAACTTGGCAG CAGATTGAAGGTGCAGCTTTCTGATACTCCCCAGGGAACTAGAAGTCCCATAAGACACCCCAAGAGAAATGGAAACTCCAAT GGTGATGGGGTTGCAGGGACACTTGGTCATGCTGAGGAAACTGAGTTTTCGCCATCTGCTGCACCCGAGATGAGTACTTGTACATCAGCCAGTTCAGAGAACTGGATGGTGTTGTCAATTGCAGGGGATAAGCCCACTCCTAGATCTTAT CATGCGGCAGCTGTGATTGAGAATAAGATGATAGTGGTTGGTGGTGAATCTGGAAGCGGATTATTAGATGATGTGCAG GTGCTAAATTTTGATAGATTTTCATGGACAACAGCATCATCAAAGCTCTACTTGTCACCAAGTAGTCTCCCACTGAAGATTCCAGCATGCAAGGGTCATAGTTTG GTTTCTTGGGGGAAAAAGGCACTCCTCATTGGAGGGAAAACTGACCCTGGAAGTGACAAAATTTCCG TATGGGCATTTGATACCGAGACGGAGTGCTGGTCGCTCATGGAAGCAAAGGGAGACATACCG TGTGCTCGCAGTGGCCACACTGTTGTCAGGGCAAGCGGTGCCTTAATATTGTTTGGAGGAGAAGATACAAAAAGGAGGAAACTGAATGATCTACATATGTTTGATCTCAAGTCCTTGACATGGCTTCCACTTCATTGCAC GGGAACAGCACCTTCTCCAAGATTCAACCATGTTGCAGCTCTTCATGATGGAAAAAATCTTTTGGTATTTGGAGGAACATCAAAATCCAGGACATTGAATGACTTATATTCACTTGACTTCGAAACA ATGGCATGGTCAAGAATAAAGATACGTGGTTTCCATCCAACACCTAGAGCTGGTTGCTGTGGCGTTCTTTGTGGCAGTAAATGGTATATCACAGGGGGTGGAAGCAGGAAGAAAC GACATGGTGAGACTCTGATATATGATGTTATAAAATCTGAATGGTCTGTGGCAATTGCATCACCGCCATCTTCTATCACTATCAATAAG GGTTTTAGCCTGGTACTCGTGCAGCATAAGGAAAAGGATTTTCTTGTTGCATTTGGAGGATCCAAAAAAGAGCCATCAAATCAG GTGGAAGTGCTGATAACAGAAAAGAATGAAGCAACCCTGGCAAAACGATCTGTTCCTGCTAAAGGTCCAGGTTCTATACTACCGGGAAAGCGTTCATCATCCACCGGATTGGCCTCGCAGCATAAGAATGATCCTTCTCATCTTCTGATTGATTCTGTTTCTCGACAAAATCTGGCATCTGCAATTGAACATGGTTCTGGAAGGAAATCCCTTTCAGAATCCTTGCTTGTACAAGATTCAAATTCTATCCCAACCAACATTTCCCTTCGCAGGCAATTCGATCATGACGAAGAATACAATGCAGATGTTAGGATTGACAAGAATTCTGAAGATGAAAGTCCATTCCCTCAG GCAGCAGAACacaggaaaaatcaaaatgaccATGGAAATCAGATAAGTGGCATGAAGGTCAATATGGATGAACATGTGATGGTATCTGGAAGTTCAAATCAACCGAATCAAATCTTTGGGAACCTTATCTTAGAAAGTGATGATGTGTCGGTCACTGAAAACAGCAAATCCGGATCGCTGTGCACTCCTCCAAACATCTATAATTATTACGAAGCTAAAGTGGCCACCTTAATAAGGAAAAACGGTATTCTAGAGGGACAATTAGCAGCTGCATTGGCGAGCAAAGAAGCTATTGATAAAAGTTTAGCATCAGCTCTCAAAAGCCGGCAGGAGATGGATAAGAAATTATCTGATACACTGAAGGAGATGGAATTACTGAGAGAGAAGCTGGCTAGTGTAGAGTTAGCCCATGAAGAGGCTAATAGCCTCTCCAACATTGTTCACTCTGATAATGTAAGGCTTGAGCATGATGTAGCTTTCCTCAAAGCTGTTTTAGATGATACACAGAAG gagTTGCACTCAACAAGAGGAGTTCTTCAAGGAGAAAGAGCCAGGGCATTCCAATTACAG gttgaagtttttcatctCAAGCAGAGACTGCAATCAATGGAAAATCGAGCACCGACTCCCAGGAAACCTTTCCATGTGTAG
- the LOC112714304 gene encoding anaphase-promoting complex subunit 7, protein MEVPKDQIATLLDYGLHNSAQMLSCFLVSSPAANTESAPHLKAESLVLLGDSFFREREYRRAIHSYKQALQYNKMVPKQNVQLSRSSIPSNRSPSPNSCNASGINENEVKFKIASCHCFLNENKAALVEMEGIPCKARNLPMNLLLGKLYRVSRHSRAAVAIYKECLRHCPYMLEAITALSELGSSAKDIISLFPQNLNRSGRMPFDHIDSTRWLQRYVEAQCCMASNDYKGGLEIFADLLQRFPNNTHLLLEMAKVEAIIGKNEEAILNFEKARSIDPYIVTYMDEYAMLLKLRSDYSKLNKLVHDLLNIDPARPEVFVALSVLWERKDEKKALSYAEQSIRIDERHITGYIMKGNLLLTMKRAEAAVSAFRGAQELRPDIRSYQGLVHTYLALSKIKEALYASREAMKAMPQSAKALKLVGDVHASNTGGREKAKKFYESALRLEPGYLGAALALAELHVIEGRNGDAVSLLERYLKDWADDSLHVKLAQVFAATNMLQEALSHYQAALRLNPQNEAAKRGLERLEKQMKGVDPDAPEDDEDNDVEDADGDQDDAELL, encoded by the exons ATGGAAGTTCCGAAGGATCAAATCGCCACTCTCCTCGACTATGGCCTCCATAACTCTGCTCAGATGCTT AGTTGTTTTCTTGTTTCTTCACCCGCTGCAAATACTGAATCCGCCCCCCACCTCAAAGCTGAGAGCTTG GTGCTACTTGGGGATTCATTCTTCCGTGAGAGGGAGTATCGTAGAGCTATT CATAGCTACAAGCAAGCTTTGCAATACAACAAGATGGTTCCCAAACAGAACGTGCAACTATCCCGGAGTTCAATACCATCAAACAGGTCGCCGTCTCCAAATTCTTGCAATGCATCAGGAATCAACGAGAATGAG GTGAAATTCAAAATTGCATCTTGCCACTGTTTCCTGAATGAGAACAAAGCAGCTCTAGTTGAG ATGGAAGGAATTCCGTGCAAAGCTAGAAATCTGCCAATGAATTTGTTATTAGGGAAGCTTTATCGAGTATCTAGACATAGTAGAGCTGCTGTTGCTATTTACAAAGAATGTCTAAG ACATTGCCCTTATATGCTTGAGGCTATTACAGCTTTGTCAGAATTGGGATCTTCTGCGAAGGACATCATTTCATTGTTTCCTCAG AATCTTAATAGAAGTGGAAGAATGCCATTTGATCATATTGACTCAACTCGTTGGCTTCAA CGGTATGTTGAAGCTCAGTGTTGCATGGCTTCAAATGATTacaaag GTGGCTTGGAAATCTTTGCAGATCTTTTACAGCGTTTCCCAAATAATACACACTTACTGCTTGAGATGGCAAAG GTTGAAGCTATTATTGGAAAGAATGAAGAGGCCATTTTGAATTTTGAGAAG GCCCGCTCAATTGATCCATACATCGTAACATACATGGATGAGTATGCAATGCTTCTAAAGCTAAGGTCTGATTATTCAAAGTTGAACAAGTTAGTACATGATTTATTGAATATTGATCCTGCAAGACCAGAGGTTTTTGTAGCTCTATCTGTTTTATGGGAAAGGAAAGATGAGAAAAAAGCTTTATCATATGCTGAGCAG AGTATTCGGATTGATGAGAGGCACATAACAGGGTATATAATGAAG GGGAATCTATTATTAACAATGAAACGGGCAGAAGCAGCTGTGTCTGCCTTCCGGGGAGCTCAAGAATTAAGACCTGATATTCGCTCATATCAAG GTTTGGTTCACACATATTTGGCTCTGTCTAAAATCAAAGAGGCTTTATATGCTTCCAGAGAAGCAATGAAAGCAATGCCTCAATCGGCAAAGGCTTTAAAGTTAGTAGGCGATGTGCATGCCAGTAACACTGGTGGCAGAGAAAAG GCAAAAAAGTTCTACGAGTCTGCTTTAAGGCTGGAACCTGGTTACCTTGGAGCTGCACTAGCATTGGCTGAACTCCATGTTATTGAGGGCCGGAATGGAGATGCCGTATCTCTGCTTGAGCGATACCTTAAAGACTGGGCAGATGACTCTCTTCACGTGAAACTGGCTCAAGTTTTTGCTGCCACTAATATGCTGCAGGAGGCGTTGTCACATTATCAGGCTGCATTAAG GTTAAACCCTCAGAACGAAGCAGCAAAACGAGGTTTAGAGCGTTTAGAGAAGCAGATGAag GGAGTAGATCCGGATGCACCAGAAGATGATGAAGACAATGATGTCGAAGATGCAGATGGAGATCAAGATGATGCTGAACTTCTGTGA